Proteins from one Bacteroides zhangwenhongii genomic window:
- a CDS encoding Rpn family recombination-promoting nuclease/putative transposase has translation MRYLDPKADLTFKRVFGEHPDLVMSLLNALLPISEEEEITDIEYLPAEMVPDNPLRKNSIVDVRCKDKKGRQFIVEMQMIWSPEFKQRVLFNASKAYVRQISVGEEYELLQPVYSLNLVNEVFEPELEGYYHHYRMIHVENTDKVINGLELIFVELPKFNPHTYSEKKMQVLWLRYLTEINERTREVPPELLANPEVKKAVTALEESAFTEAQLLGYEKFWDIISVEKTLYNSAERKGMAAGLAKGKAEEQHLIAANMKKQGISVVIISQCTGLTIEEIDLL, from the coding sequence ATGAGATACTTAGACCCAAAAGCAGACTTGACTTTCAAGCGAGTATTCGGCGAACATCCCGACTTAGTGATGAGTCTGTTGAACGCTCTCCTTCCTATTTCCGAAGAAGAGGAGATTACTGATATTGAATACCTTCCCGCTGAGATGGTGCCGGATAATCCCTTGCGCAAGAACAGCATCGTTGATGTACGTTGTAAGGATAAGAAGGGACGCCAGTTTATCGTGGAGATGCAGATGATTTGGTCACCCGAATTCAAGCAACGTGTATTGTTCAATGCTTCCAAGGCATACGTACGCCAGATAAGCGTCGGTGAAGAGTATGAGCTGCTGCAACCCGTCTATTCGCTGAATTTGGTAAACGAGGTATTCGAACCGGAACTTGAAGGCTATTACCACCATTACCGGATGATTCATGTGGAAAACACAGATAAGGTGATAAACGGCTTGGAACTGATTTTTGTGGAACTTCCCAAGTTCAATCCGCATACCTATTCCGAAAAAAAGATGCAAGTACTCTGGCTACGATATCTGACGGAGATAAACGAACGTACCCGGGAAGTACCCCCAGAACTGCTTGCCAACCCGGAAGTAAAGAAAGCTGTTACAGCCTTAGAAGAGTCCGCTTTCACTGAGGCTCAGTTACTAGGGTATGAAAAGTTCTGGGATATCATCAGTGTGGAGAAGACTCTGTATAACAGCGCAGAGAGAAAAGGTATGGCAGCAGGGTTAGCCAAAGGAAAAGCCGAAGAACAACATTTAATAGCAGCCAATATGAAAAAGCAAGGCATATCAGTTGTAATAATCTCCCAATGTACCGGATTGACAATAGAAGAAATCGATTTATTATAA
- a CDS encoding helix-turn-helix domain-containing protein encodes MRYLIITSPIVYIIIAIIFQIEINTILLLVSTGISLYISISYLSTTEKEKLFLKEEIQYFIDSFQNIRKPITLVHTPLQNICNAMCPESIKKELSVSLRNIGCLNKHLTELMGLKHLHIQSLKLDITEYELGSFIKEKLHSQQSHAKRKCIKLDIKSEFNYVSIWGDTSKISPIIEKFISDAIDYIEPKTTLTVFIFLGSKYWEMKIADTENGKLAEIYDNNKYWIHKKKTEMECTFSKSILFKKLLDLCDGKIIINRIEHTISLRFPLALQSAESLEQTGVPYTIQNPKDEKIGILFQKTSCKRYSDKPVVVLVDSNDDFRLYLESCLSEKYTIKSFSDGTQALIDIKEEYPDLVICDTELHEMSGDELSSRLKTSYETAIIPIILYGSHIDIDQHNKRRASLADTFLYMPLHIEDLKIEISVLIRNNHFLRRSFLQKVFGKQFLEVEDNDVLDENNYTFINQVKEFILRYIDKENLTIDEIASELYMSRTAFFNKWKALTGEAPKYFIYRIRLEKARELLESGKYPVNVIPEMIGLKNLKNFRHKYKEHFGITPSESITKKQ; translated from the coding sequence ATGAGATATTTAATAATAACGTCACCGATTGTCTATATTATAATAGCCATCATCTTCCAAATTGAGATTAATACAATTTTATTGCTAGTATCCACAGGAATCTCGCTATACATATCAATCTCCTATTTATCAACAACTGAAAAGGAAAAACTATTTCTGAAAGAAGAAATACAATATTTCATAGATTCCTTTCAGAATATTCGAAAGCCGATAACGCTCGTACATACGCCTTTACAAAACATCTGTAATGCCATGTGTCCTGAAAGCATAAAAAAAGAGTTATCTGTAAGCCTCCGAAACATTGGATGTCTTAATAAACATCTGACCGAGTTAATGGGATTGAAACATTTACATATCCAGTCTCTAAAGCTTGATATTACCGAATATGAATTAGGGAGTTTCATAAAAGAGAAACTTCACTCACAGCAAAGTCATGCAAAACGTAAATGCATAAAATTAGATATTAAATCGGAATTTAATTATGTCAGTATTTGGGGCGATACAAGTAAAATCTCTCCGATCATAGAAAAATTCATCTCAGACGCAATTGACTATATAGAACCGAAAACAACCCTTACTGTATTCATTTTTCTAGGCAGTAAGTATTGGGAAATGAAAATAGCAGATACCGAAAACGGAAAACTGGCGGAAATCTATGATAATAATAAATATTGGATTCATAAAAAGAAAACAGAGATGGAATGTACTTTCAGCAAAAGCATATTATTCAAGAAATTACTAGACTTATGCGACGGAAAAATCATCATAAACAGAATAGAGCATACTATCTCATTACGATTTCCCTTAGCATTGCAATCTGCAGAAAGTCTGGAACAGACAGGAGTGCCATACACCATTCAAAACCCGAAAGATGAAAAGATAGGTATTCTATTTCAGAAAACTTCCTGCAAAAGATATTCAGATAAACCTGTGGTAGTTCTTGTAGACAGTAATGATGATTTTCGCTTATATCTGGAATCATGTTTGTCCGAAAAATACACTATCAAAAGTTTTAGCGATGGTACACAGGCTTTAATAGACATAAAAGAGGAATATCCAGATTTAGTAATTTGCGATACGGAACTTCATGAAATGAGCGGAGACGAACTTTCATCAAGATTGAAAACATCTTATGAAACTGCCATCATCCCCATTATCCTATATGGTTCTCATATCGACATAGACCAACACAATAAAAGAAGAGCCTCGTTAGCAGATACTTTCCTCTATATGCCATTACACATAGAAGACCTGAAGATTGAAATATCTGTGCTTATCAGAAACAACCACTTTCTAAGAAGATCATTCCTGCAAAAAGTATTTGGTAAACAATTCCTGGAAGTGGAAGACAATGACGTCTTGGATGAAAACAATTACACATTCATCAATCAGGTAAAAGAATTTATTCTAAGATATATAGATAAGGAAAATCTGACAATAGATGAAATTGCTTCCGAACTGTATATGAGTAGAACCGCTTTTTTTAATAAATGGAAAGCATTGACAGGAGAAGCGCCGAAATATTTTATTTACCGGATTCGTTTGGAAAAGGCACGTGAGTTATTGGAGAGTGGGAAATACCCTGTCAATGTTATTCCTGAAATGATCGGATTAAAGAATCTCAAAAACTTCCGCCATAAGTACAAAGAGCATTTTGGAATAACACCAAGTGAATCTATCACCAAAAAGCAATAA
- a CDS encoding DNA alkylation repair protein, with amino-acid sequence MTITENIRKELQALVDSKYQEFHSALVPGTENILGVRIPQLRVMAKEIAKRDDWRIFVEATDTKFYEEAMLQGMVIGRSKTALDEQMKHVERFVPRIDNWAVCDIFCGELKTAVKKGKETVWQFIQPYLKSTQEFELRFGIVMLLHYIDEGHIDLLLKYADSFCHDAYYARMAMAWMISICFVKFPEKTMEYLKHSKLNNWTYNKSLQKTIESLRVDKKTKDVLRSMKRR; translated from the coding sequence ATGACTATAACGGAAAACATTCGAAAAGAGTTACAGGCGTTAGTAGATTCCAAATATCAGGAGTTCCATTCTGCCTTAGTTCCCGGAACGGAAAATATTCTAGGCGTACGCATTCCACAACTGAGAGTAATGGCCAAAGAAATAGCCAAAAGAGATGATTGGCGTATATTCGTCGAGGCAACCGATACCAAGTTTTATGAAGAAGCTATGCTTCAAGGAATGGTTATCGGACGATCTAAAACGGCACTTGACGAACAAATGAAACATGTAGAGAGATTTGTTCCCCGTATCGATAACTGGGCCGTTTGTGACATATTTTGCGGCGAGCTGAAGACTGCCGTAAAAAAAGGAAAAGAAACAGTATGGCAATTTATACAGCCTTATTTAAAATCCACCCAAGAATTCGAGCTACGTTTCGGAATTGTTATGCTTCTCCACTATATAGATGAAGGACATATTGATCTACTGTTGAAATACGCCGACTCATTCTGCCATGACGCTTATTATGCACGTATGGCTATGGCTTGGATGATATCAATCTGTTTCGTTAAGTTCCCCGAAAAGACAATGGAATATCTGAAACATAGTAAGCTGAATAACTGGACCTATAATAAATCATTGCAGAAAACGATCGAATCTCTCCGCGTAGATAAAAAAACTAAAGATGTTCTTCGAAGTATGAAAAGGCGTTAA
- a CDS encoding ABC transporter substrate-binding protein, with amino-acid sequence MKKIIPVILLVLSLAGCYNSGEPRERILKIYNWADYIGDSVLEDFQAYYKEQTGENIRIVYQTFDINEIMLTKIEKGHEDFDVVCPSEYIIERMLKKHLLLPIDTNFAHSPNYMQNVAPFIREQINKLSQPGEEASRYAVCYMWGTAGILYNRAYIPDSVATSWECLWNRKYAGKILMKDSYRDAYGTAIIYAHAKELEEGTVTVEELMNDYSPRAMELAEKYLKELKPNIAGWEADFGKEMMTKNKAWLNMTWSGDAIWAIEEANAVGVDLDYVVPEEGSNIWYDGWVIPKYAKNPRAASYFINFMCRPDIALRNMDFCGYVSSVATPEILEEKQDTTLTYFSDLSYFFGPDADSIQIDKIQYPDRKVVERCAMIRDFGDKTKEVLDIWSRIKGDNLGVGITILIFVVVALMSGWMIYKRWQSYSRRKQQRRRSRRKKIKRS; translated from the coding sequence ATGAAAAAGATAATTCCTGTTATCCTGTTAGTGTTGAGTTTGGCCGGGTGTTACAACTCCGGCGAGCCCCGTGAGCGGATTCTCAAGATTTATAATTGGGCGGATTATATCGGAGATAGTGTACTCGAAGATTTTCAAGCGTATTATAAGGAGCAGACGGGGGAGAATATCCGTATCGTTTATCAGACATTCGACATCAACGAAATCATGTTGACGAAGATAGAGAAAGGCCATGAGGACTTCGATGTGGTATGCCCTTCGGAATATATTATTGAGCGTATGTTGAAGAAACATTTGCTTTTGCCCATTGATACGAATTTTGCCCATTCTCCTAATTATATGCAGAATGTGGCTCCATTTATCCGTGAGCAAATCAATAAGCTGAGCCAACCGGGAGAGGAAGCGAGCCGTTATGCGGTATGTTATATGTGGGGAACGGCGGGAATCCTGTATAACCGTGCGTATATTCCCGATTCGGTCGCAACCTCATGGGAGTGTCTTTGGAATAGAAAGTATGCCGGAAAAATACTGATGAAAGATAGTTATCGTGATGCATACGGTACTGCTATCATCTATGCTCACGCGAAAGAGTTGGAAGAAGGAACGGTGACGGTGGAGGAACTGATGAACGATTACTCTCCGCGTGCGATGGAGTTGGCGGAGAAATATCTGAAAGAGTTGAAACCGAATATTGCCGGCTGGGAAGCGGACTTCGGCAAGGAGATGATGACGAAAAACAAGGCTTGGCTGAATATGACGTGGAGTGGTGATGCGATATGGGCGATTGAGGAAGCCAATGCGGTAGGAGTGGACTTGGATTATGTGGTTCCTGAAGAGGGGAGTAATATATGGTACGATGGTTGGGTGATTCCTAAATACGCGAAGAATCCGAGAGCAGCCAGCTATTTTATTAATTTCATGTGTCGTCCGGACATTGCTTTGCGCAATATGGATTTCTGCGGCTATGTAAGTTCGGTTGCCACTCCTGAGATTTTGGAAGAAAAGCAAGACACCACTCTCACATATTTTTCCGACTTGAGTTATTTCTTTGGACCGGATGCCGATAGTATACAGATTGATAAGATACAATATCCGGATCGCAAAGTAGTGGAACGTTGTGCCATGATTCGTGATTTTGGTGATAAGACCAAAGAAGTTCTTGATATTTGGTCGCGTATCAAAGGAGATAATCTGGGGGTCGGTATTACTATCCTTATTTTTGTTGTCGTTGCTTTGATGAGTGGTTGGATGATTTATAAAAGATGGCAAAGTTACAGTCGCCGTAAACAACAGAGACGCAGAAGTAGAAGGAAAAAAATAAAGAGGTCATAA
- a CDS encoding ABC transporter permease: MVKKILAQAYLWILLLLLYSPIVIIVIYSFTEAKVLGNWTGFSTKLYTSLFTTGTHHSLMNALINTITIALLAATASTLLGSVAAIGIFNMKSRSRKAIGFVNSIPILNGDIITGISLFLLFVSVGITQGYTTVVLAHITFCTPYVVLSVLPRLKQMNPNIYEAALDLGATPMQALWKVIVPEIRPGMISGFMLALTLSIDDFAVTVFTIGNQGLETLSTYIYADARKGGLTPELRPLSAIIFVVVLALLIAINYRAGKAKKKD, from the coding sequence ATGGTAAAGAAGATACTGGCTCAGGCTTATTTATGGATATTGCTGTTGTTGCTTTATTCTCCTATTGTGATTATCGTCATCTATTCATTTACCGAAGCAAAAGTACTGGGCAACTGGACGGGCTTTTCCACTAAGCTTTATACCTCGCTTTTCACTACGGGCACACATCACTCTTTGATGAATGCCTTGATTAATACGATCACTATCGCTCTGCTTGCCGCAACCGCCTCTACGTTGTTGGGGAGTGTGGCCGCTATCGGTATCTTTAACATGAAATCCCGTTCGCGTAAGGCGATTGGTTTTGTGAATAGTATTCCTATTCTGAATGGAGATATTATTACCGGTATTTCGCTTTTCCTTTTGTTCGTTTCAGTGGGGATTACGCAAGGATATACTACCGTAGTGCTTGCGCATATCACTTTCTGTACGCCGTACGTTGTGTTGAGTGTCTTACCCCGTCTGAAACAGATGAACCCGAATATTTATGAGGCTGCCCTCGATTTGGGAGCTACTCCTATGCAAGCCCTGTGGAAAGTGATTGTTCCTGAGATTCGTCCGGGAATGATTAGTGGATTCATGCTGGCATTGACTCTGTCTATTGATGATTTTGCCGTGACTGTATTTACCATCGGCAATCAAGGATTGGAGACGCTTTCTACCTATATCTATGCCGATGCCCGTAAAGGAGGGCTGACACCGGAACTTCGCCCGCTTTCTGCCATTATTTTTGTTGTAGTGCTGGCATTGCTTATTGCGATTAATTACCGGGCAGGGAAAGCGAAGAAAAAAGATTAA
- a CDS encoding ABC transporter permease, with product MNKRFLVFLSSRKSWALPYIIFSAIFVVIPLFLIVVYAFTDDNGHLTLANFQKFFEHPEAINTFVYSIGIAIITTIVCILLGYPAAWILSNSKLNRSKTMVVLFILPMWVNILVRTLATVALFDFFSVPLGEGALIFGMVYNFIPFMIYPIYNTLQKMDHSYIEAAQDLGANPLQVFLKAVLPLSMPGVMSGIMMVFMPTISTFAIAELLTMNNIKLFGTTIQENINNSMWNYGAALSLIMLLLIAATSLFSTDDKDNTNEGGGLW from the coding sequence GTGAATAAGAGGTTTTTAGTGTTTTTGTCATCACGTAAGAGCTGGGCGCTCCCTTACATTATTTTTTCGGCGATCTTTGTGGTCATACCGTTGTTCTTAATTGTTGTGTATGCATTTACCGATGATAACGGTCATTTGACGCTCGCCAACTTTCAGAAGTTCTTCGAACATCCCGAAGCTATCAATACCTTTGTCTACTCTATCGGTATTGCTATTATCACTACTATTGTTTGTATTTTGTTAGGGTATCCCGCAGCCTGGATATTGAGTAACAGTAAACTGAACCGTTCTAAAACGATGGTGGTTCTGTTTATCCTGCCGATGTGGGTAAATATCCTGGTGCGTACGTTAGCTACTGTTGCCTTATTCGACTTTTTCAGTGTGCCGCTGGGTGAGGGGGCATTGATATTCGGTATGGTCTACAATTTTATCCCTTTCATGATTTATCCTATCTACAACACTTTGCAGAAGATGGATCATAGTTATATTGAGGCTGCGCAAGATTTGGGAGCCAATCCTCTGCAAGTCTTTCTGAAAGCGGTTCTTCCACTTTCTATGCCGGGAGTCATGAGTGGTATCATGATGGTGTTTATGCCGACGATTTCGACTTTTGCCATTGCCGAACTGTTGACAATGAACAATATCAAACTTTTCGGTACAACGATTCAGGAGAATATCAATAATAGTATGTGGAACTACGGAGCGGCGCTTTCGCTTATCATGCTGTTGCTGATTGCAGCTACTTCCTTGTTCAGTACGGATGATAAAGATAACACTAACGAAGGAGGAGGATTATGGTAA
- the potA gene encoding polyamine ABC transporter ATP-binding protein, whose amino-acid sequence MNMQEDKSIIEVSHVSKYFGEKTALDDVSLNVKKGEFVTILGPSGCGKTTLLRLIAGFQTASEGEIRISGKEITQTPPHKRPVNTVFQKYALFPHLNVYDNIAFGLKLKKTPKQTIQKKVKAALKMVGMTDYEYRDVDSLSGGQQQRVAIARAIVNEPEVLLLDEPLAALDLKMRKDMQMELKEMHKSLGITFVYVTHDQEEALTLSDTIVVMSEGKIQQIGTPIDIYNEPINSFVADFIGESNILNGTMIHDKLVRFCGTEFECVDEGFGENVPVDVVIRPEDLYIFPVSDMAQLTGVVETSIFKGVHYEMTVLCGGYEFLVQDYHHFEVGAEVGLLVKPFDIHIMKKERVCNTFEGKMLDATHVEFLGCSFDCTLVENIEPDTNVKVEVDFDKVILQDNEEDGALTGEVKFILYKGDHYHLTVLSDWDENVFVDTNDVWDDGDRVGITIPPDAIRVVKITD is encoded by the coding sequence ATGAATATGCAAGAAGATAAATCCATCATTGAGGTGAGCCATGTATCGAAGTATTTTGGCGAGAAAACGGCATTGGATGATGTGAGTCTGAACGTGAAGAAGGGCGAGTTTGTCACGATACTTGGACCTTCCGGTTGCGGAAAAACCACATTGTTACGTCTCATAGCCGGTTTCCAGACAGCTTCGGAGGGCGAGATCCGAATTTCGGGTAAGGAAATAACACAGACTCCTCCCCATAAGCGTCCGGTGAACACGGTGTTTCAGAAATATGCCTTGTTTCCGCATTTGAATGTATATGACAATATTGCTTTCGGCTTGAAGCTGAAAAAAACACCGAAACAGACTATTCAGAAGAAAGTAAAAGCTGCTTTGAAGATGGTAGGGATGACGGATTATGAATATCGTGATGTTGATTCTCTTTCCGGTGGCCAGCAACAACGTGTCGCTATTGCCCGTGCCATTGTCAATGAGCCGGAAGTATTACTTTTGGATGAACCTTTGGCGGCACTTGACCTGAAAATGCGTAAGGATATGCAAATGGAACTCAAGGAAATGCATAAATCCTTGGGAATTACGTTTGTGTACGTCACTCACGACCAGGAAGAAGCGCTTACGCTGAGCGACACGATTGTTGTGATGAGCGAAGGAAAGATTCAGCAGATAGGTACGCCGATCGATATTTATAATGAGCCTATCAACTCGTTCGTGGCGGATTTTATCGGAGAAAGTAACATCTTGAATGGTACAATGATTCATGATAAACTCGTTCGTTTCTGTGGCACGGAGTTCGAATGTGTAGACGAGGGGTTTGGTGAGAATGTTCCGGTAGATGTCGTGATCCGTCCCGAAGACTTGTATATTTTCCCGGTATCCGACATGGCACAATTGACCGGAGTGGTGGAGACTTCCATATTCAAAGGTGTACATTATGAAATGACGGTACTTTGTGGTGGTTATGAATTCCTTGTGCAGGATTACCATCATTTTGAAGTAGGAGCGGAAGTGGGGCTACTGGTAAAACCGTTTGATATTCATATCATGAAGAAAGAGCGTGTATGCAATACTTTCGAAGGAAAAATGCTGGATGCTACTCATGTGGAATTTCTTGGCTGTAGCTTTGATTGTACTTTGGTGGAAAACATAGAACCCGACACAAACGTTAAGGTGGAAGTAGACTTTGATAAAGTGATTCTTCAGGATAACGAGGAAGACGGGGCGTTGACAGGTGAGGTGAAGTTTATCCTTTATAAAGGAGATCATTATCATTTGACTGTGTTGTCCGACTGGGACGAGAATGTGTTTGTAGATACGAATGATGTATGGGACGATGGCGACCGCGTAGGTATCACTATCCCCCCGGATGCCATCCGTGTAGTTAAAATAACCGATTAA
- a CDS encoding TlpA disulfide reductase family protein — translation MKKLSYLVIATAALGMVACTGGNKAGYVVTGTVEGAADGDTVYLQEANGRNLIKLDTAVISKGTFTFEGTQDSVVSRYVTCEVNGEPLMIDFFLENGKINIALSKNDDSATGTANNDAYQELRGQINDISKKMNAIYEAMGDTTLSDEQKEAKQKEGAQLEEQYDNAIKEAVKKNITNPVGIFLFKQTFYNNSTAENTELLEQIPANFQNDEAIVKIKELTDKQKKTAVGTKFIDFEMKTPDGKPVKLSDYVGKGKVVLVDFWASWCGPCRREMPNLVETYAKYKGKNFEIVGVSLDQDDAAWKDAIKKLNMTWPQMSDLKFWQSEGAQLYAVNSIPHTVLIDGEGTIIARGLHGEELQAKIAEVVK, via the coding sequence ATGAAAAAATTAAGTTATTTAGTCATTGCAACGGCAGCCTTAGGTATGGTAGCTTGTACCGGTGGAAACAAAGCCGGCTATGTTGTTACAGGTACAGTAGAAGGTGCAGCCGATGGTGACACCGTTTATCTTCAAGAAGCTAATGGCAGAAATCTGATCAAACTCGATACAGCCGTGATCTCTAAGGGTACGTTTACTTTCGAAGGGACACAAGATTCGGTAGTAAGCCGTTATGTCACTTGCGAAGTAAACGGAGAACCGTTGATGATTGATTTCTTCCTCGAAAACGGAAAGATCAATATTGCCTTAAGCAAAAATGATGACTCTGCTACCGGTACAGCCAACAATGACGCTTACCAGGAACTCAGAGGACAGATCAATGATATCAGCAAAAAGATGAATGCCATCTATGAAGCAATGGGTGACACTACATTGAGTGACGAACAAAAAGAAGCGAAACAGAAAGAAGGCGCTCAATTGGAGGAACAATATGACAATGCCATCAAAGAAGCTGTAAAAAAGAATATTACTAACCCAGTAGGAATATTCTTGTTCAAACAGACTTTCTACAACAACTCCACTGCCGAAAATACAGAATTGCTGGAACAAATCCCGGCTAACTTTCAGAACGATGAAGCAATCGTAAAAATCAAAGAACTGACTGACAAGCAGAAAAAAACTGCCGTTGGTACGAAATTCATTGATTTCGAGATGAAGACTCCGGATGGAAAACCTGTAAAACTATCGGATTACGTAGGTAAAGGTAAAGTGGTATTGGTTGACTTCTGGGCAAGCTGGTGCGGTCCTTGCCGTCGTGAAATGCCTAACTTGGTAGAAACTTATGCCAAATATAAAGGTAAAAACTTCGAAATCGTAGGTGTATCTCTCGACCAGGATGACGCTGCATGGAAAGATGCCATCAAAAAGCTGAACATGACTTGGCCGCAAATGTCCGACCTTAAATTCTGGCAGAGTGAAGGTGCACAACTTTATGCTGTAAACAGTATTCCTCACACTGTTTTGATTGACGGTGAAGGTACTATTATCGCACGTGGTCTCCATGGAGAAGAACTACAAGCCAAAATAGCAGAAGTTGTAAAATAA